The Brassica oleracea var. oleracea cultivar TO1000 chromosome C6, BOL, whole genome shotgun sequence genomic interval TTGACCAAGAGAGAAAATTAGTAGAGAGAGAGGATAGGAACTAATGTNNNNNNNNNNNNNNNNNNNNNNNNNNNNNNNNNNNNNNNNNNNNNNNNNNNNNNNNNNNNNNNNNNNNNNNNNNNNNNNNNNNNNNNNNNNNNNNNNNNNNNNNNNNNNNNNNNNNNNNNNNNNNNNNNNNNNNCTAGATGAATTTGGTTGCTAAGCTAGGGTATGGTATGATGTACTTTTGTGATTAGGACTTCTTAGATATGGATTGCAATATTGTAGAGGTGATGATTCTTAGTTTTAAATCATGTGAGTCCCTGCTGTTTTTAAAACCTCTTTCAGAGAGACTGCCTGTTTGTTTTGCTTGAGGACAAGCAAAAGGGTAAGTCTGGGGGAGTTGATAGACTACGGATTTGACCCATTTTCATCCATAGTTTATAGGTGTTTTTACTAATAATTATATTATTATAGAGTCTATTTATTATATTTATAAGATCAGGAATGTTTTGGAGATAAGTGATGATTTTGGAGTATTTTGGAGATATTTGGAGCAAGCACCCGAGATGACCATCAAGATCGACTATCGGTCGATATTGGAGAGCTAGAATCGATCGATACACAAGACATGGTGTCGATCGACAGCGAAGCGCGCAGGAAGCCTGTTTGGTCACAGCCAACTTGAAGCCCGTTTGGTCACAGCCAACTTGAAGCTCAAGATTTCACTATTTTACAAGATTGACCCTGACGAGTTTTTACCCTAATTATATAAGCTTTGTCGCCATGTTGGAGGCAAAATGTGCTTTCTTTGTGTTTCATTGTTTTATTGATAGATAGGAGAGAAGATCCAAAGTTATAATTTGTGATTGGAACTCCATTGATATCTATATTATTATTCTACGAAGTTTTTATACTTAACTGCTGGTATGAATTGCTTAGCCATGTGTGAATAGTTCTCTTGTTAGATTTTAGGTTTTAAATAGGTTAGGAGGGATTAGCCCCAGCTATAGATTGCTGAGTTGTGATAATCATCTTTAGGATTGTTCATTAATGCNNNNNNNNNNNNNNNNNNNNNNNNNNNNNNNNNNNNNNNNNNNNNNNNNNNNNNNNNNNNNNNNNNNNNNNNNNNNNNNNNNNNNNNNNNNNNNNNNNNNNNNNNNNNNNNNNNNNNNNNNNNNNNGCAGGAGCTGATCTAGTGAGCTTAGTAAGCATTCATTCAACCTGCGCATAAAGCTTGACTACAGCGCGTCGATCGATATCACACTTGAATAATCGATCGACGGTGAAAAAGGTGTATCTATCGATACGCCCATTGGAATATCAATCGACACTTTCTATAGATCAATATAATGAGAGTTGAGATCATAGATCTAGTTAATAGACAAGTCAATACACGCGAAAGCTGATTGACTTGTTGATCAAGTAGTTGAGCTTTACATTATCATGCATGCAACTCATTAGGCATCTATAGGATTATAATTCCAACTTTCCTGAATAAAAACTCTAAGTCTAGTTATTTCCTTTTTAAGCACCAAAACCCCAAAAACTTGCTATTGAACAAACACTTGTTCAATATAAAACTGTAATTTACTTTTAAGACTCTTAAAACATCTTTGCTTAACAAATCATATTAGAATCCTTAGGTTCCCTAGCTCCCTGTGAATTCGATCCCTAAGTACTACAACTCGACCTCTTATTTGAGAGAGTATAAATCACTCCTTAGGGTAATTTGAGTGGTATCATCTATATCCTTAGGTAATATAATATTTCCATTTTTCATGGAGATAACCATTGATTTAGGGAGATTCAACCATATCCTAGATGAATTTTCATATTTTTCTGGAAGTTTTCCTCTTTATCCAGAGGCATGAGGAATTATCTGATGCGGAACCCGGAATCCAGAACCTAGAAGATAGAACCCATAAACCAGAAGCCGGAACTAAGAGATTGAAGTCCTATTCTAACCCAAAAAATCAGTAGAAAATGAAAAAAACAGAATTGATCGAACTCTTTCTCGAAACAAACAAACAAACAAAATATCGGAACGGATTCGCACTAACCCTATCCTTACTCCTGCGAAAGTAATAAAAACTTTCTATTCTCCTCAGCTCTATCATGTACTCTTTTTTATATTCAAGATTCTTGCTCCTAAATTAATTTTCCCCAACAAAAAGTATATTTTGCAAATCTCAAACCGAAGATAGGCAACAAAAATTTATCTACTCTCAAACAAAGGCACATATAATTTCCAAATGTTATTAAATTTGTGCCAAGAGAAAAAAATTTTACAAAATCAACTATAAATCACAAAACATATAATCCTGAACTAAAAATAATAATTACCCAAACATAGAAAGCATGAAACCATAAGTTACATCAACATAATTTTTTTGAGAAAAATGTAAGATGTTTGTTCAGCTTTTCTTTTACATGTAGCAAATTTTTTGTAGACTTCAGCCCTTGTGTTTAGTGCGGGTATTTACTTAGTTCAAGGTAAATTTCTAATTAATCATATTTCATACTCAACAAATAAGAAATGTTGTACATGTTACTCATTCCTGTAGTCTATACTCTATAATGTTGCTCAAAAAAAAATATACTCAATACTAGTTACTGCAATAAATTTAGTTTATATTTTATTATAGCAAAAATTCAAAAAATTGTAACAAAATTTTCAATGACGAGAGAACATGAGGACTGTCCAATAGCAAATATTTTATTATGCATGGAAATCCATTTTATATAGAAGGGAGTTGTTAGCTAAAGGAATGAGATACATAATTGGGGATGGAACACTAGTTAATATGTGGACTGACCCATGGATTCCAGATCATCCTCCTAAACCACCTACGCCGAGAGAGGAGTCTCCAGTTAGGGAAAAAGGTGAAAGAATATTTTGATACCAATAGATCTCAATGGAATGAACAAAAGTTGAGGGATGTTATTATAGATGAAGACGTGGATCAAATCTTTCTACTTAAGATTAGCTCTACAGCACATCAAGATCTCATGGGTTGGCACTATAATGAAGATGGAATTTATACCGTCAAGTTTGGGTATTGGCTAGGCACTCATCTACCTACAAATGTACCGCCAACACCAACCTATGGAAGTGCAGAGTTGAAATATAAGATATGGAAAACAAGTGCTCCTGCAAAGCTCAAACATTTCTTATGGAGATTGTTATCTAAGAGTTTAGCTACTAGTAACAATTTAAAACGAAGACATATCGGCCGAGTTGATCAGTGCAAAAGATGTTGCTCAGCGGCGGAAACAGAGGAACATATATTTTTTGAATGTCCTTATGCAAAGAAAATATGGCGTGCATCAGGAGTTTCTAACCGAATCATCAACGACCAGAGTTCAACTTTGGAGGAAAAGATTGAGGCATGTCTGCAATGTTCATTATTGACACGCTTAGTGCACTTCCAAGATTTACCTTTTTGGCTACTATGGAGACTATGGAAGAGTGGAAATACTTTAATCTTCCAGCAAAAGGAAATACATTGGCGAAGCTTACTAAGATATGCAAATGAAGATTTGAAGGAATGGAAACAGATTGAGTCAACCGAAGTTAGAGTTCAACCTCATCAGAGTTATCTTGCTCTAGTACCGGTGACATTACATTGGCAACGTCCACCCATGGGGTGGTTCAAATGTAATACTGATGGATCATTTCGTAATATACAAACCAAGAGCACCGCAGGATGGGTCATTAGAGATGCAAATGGAACCTATAAGGGTTCGGCACATGCACGAGGAAGACGATGTAAGGATGCACCTGGAATGTGAGTTGCAAGGGCTCTTAATGGCGTTACAGCATTGTTGGAGCTTAGGATATTGAAAAATCATTATGGAAAGCGGCTCTCAAAAGGCAATCGATATCATCAACAACAAGCAGCTTCACTTTGACTACTATAACTGGCAACGGGAAATCAAATGGTGGAAAACAAAATTTCAGGATGTTAGATTCCAGTGGACAAAGAGAAATGCAGACAAGATAGCAAACTGTTTGGCAAAGCGGGTACAAGATGGAAATGATTTTGAATTTAACTATTATGTACAGCAATACTTACATAATCTGTTACATGTTGATGACATACATTCAATCTAAAGTAATAAAATCTGATGTTATAAAAAAAAAAAAGAAACAGAGCTTATGTACACTCTTCCCCATTTGTAATAATCTTCTGATATCAAAGTAGAAGAAGAGACATTGTTTTTGGACACCAAACCATATGATTCTCACTTTCACTACGCAAACCACAAATCACACCAATCAAATTACATAACAACATCTTCTGCTTTTCAGAATCGAACTTAATTATTCAATTTCTTCCATTTCCAAGTTTTTCTTGGTGGTTATAAAAGATCTTTCATCCCCTAAATCTGACGACGATGCAAGATATATCATCTTTGCTGTCTCTTCTCAGAGCTTCACCTGTTAGTTCTTTCGCTGCTTTCAATGGATCTTTGATTCTTCTCGCAATATCAATGGCCTCTTGGTTAGCCATCACCTATACCATTACACATTAAAACCGTAAGAACCAAGCTCGGTAATCAAAAAAAGAGAACACCCATTTAATTTTTACCTTCCATAGACCGTCACTAGCAAGAACTAGAACATCTGTGCGATCATCAATCGATGAATCTTTAACGTCTGGATCTGACCGTAGATGAGTTTTGAGGCTTTTGTCACCAAAAGCACGGGAAACTGCTAGCTGCCCGTTAACCCGAGGAACATCTCCAGGCATGTTTGATACAAAGCCTCCTTTATCCTCTATGCTCAATCTTTCTGTGTTCGGCTCGTGGTCTATAGTCATCTGTATTGCCTGACCGCCTTGAGATAGAACTGCCCGGGAATCACCCACATTTGCCACCCACAAATGCCGTCCGTTCAGCAGAATAGCGGTTACGGCGGTTGAGCCCCCTCGGCCTAGGTCAGAATGTGATAGAATGTCTTGGTCTGTCTTCTCATATGCAGTTATTATTGCCCTTTGAGGATCATACCAAAACTGCTCCTGAACACACACAAAAAACACGAGCTAGAAGCTGTGAAAAAAGACTAAAACAGTTGAATATTTTTTTTACTTGCTGACCTCTTTGAGTATATTGGAGAATAAATGCTTTTGTAGATAAGCAGGAACACGTTCACCCAGATGACCATCGTAGATAGCAAACAAACCGAGCTCTTTGCCGTCAGTTTTATTGAACTTGGAGACGTAGTAATCCTCCATTGGATGGTTAGCTTTCCCTTTCACTAAGCTGTAACCAAACTTAATCTCCCCATTGCTGTTTTTCCCTTTACCGGAACTAGTTGATGCTCTCCCAACCAAGAGCTACAACGCCAAATATACAACATAATAATCATATCAAAATCGTACAGAAGACACAGAGATGAGATATGAGTTTGCATACATCGTAGTCTGAAGAACCGAAGCAACATAACCACGCCATGTGAAGCGGATGTTTGATTTAAAACCAAACACCTAACAACATTTTCGATTTTAACTAATTCCGCAAAAGACTGATCCAAGATTTCAAAACCCTGCAGACAATTACGAACCTTGAAACCTTTCATCAATCAAGAAACCCTAAATCCCCCAAAAACAGAGAGACCATTTTTATAGAATCGTAAAATCAAAATTACCTCAAAGATCAGAGAAGCCAGATTCCGGAAACCAGAAAGAGGGGATATTTTGGAGTCTACCACTACGCACTCACGCGGCTTGGAGGAATACCGCGACGACAGACTGCAAAATGTACTTCTTCAAAAGTCTTCGATAAAACCAGAAAATTAGTGTAAAGCGACGACGAAGTAGACTTTACAATTTTTTTGGCTTGTTTCTTTTTGGTCTTTTTGATTTTCTTTAATGAAAATAATCTCATCCATGGGCTTTGATGGTTGACTTTCTTACCGCGTCTTAAAGTAAAGTCTCTGTGGCCTCTTTTCTGAGAAAACCGGAGAACTGGGTCATGGGCGAGTTATCAAATTGGGTTTTGGGTTACCAGAACTTTTTATTTGCGGAATGGATCGCGCTGTTTTTTTGACCCTGCACAAGTCTTCAAGAAATGACGTGAGACACCATTCTCGACCGAAAGAAATACCACACAACCCTAGCACGTGAGAGCTCTCATTCTTCCCTAGTAAGACGACCCAATAACTTCGTCACCATCACCGTTTACCGAAAAACCACCGGCAACAATAATTATTCGTATTTCTCGGTCTGTAAACCCAGAATTCGAAAAGAAAGTCGAAACGTCCCAAACCCACTCGAAAAGTCCTTCAAAATCTACTCGAAAACTCCTGCAGAACCATCGTTCATTCTCTCCGAATTTCTTTCAAATCGCCGATTATGGTCTCTAAAGCAAAGAAGAAAGTACCGATTATCCGGCGGAACAATGGATCCCCCGCCGATCTCGCTAAACAGTCGCCACGTCGGAAATCTCTGCGGTATCCAGGTTAGCTGTTTCGTCCACTGTTCTAAACATTCGAATAGGAACTTCCTTGCATGTGTACACCGATCTTCGATTTGGATGCTTCGTCCTCCTCTGTTTGTATTGTTTTTCCCCAGTGGTGACGCTCCTTCGCTGTTCCTAATCTCTGCGAAGTCCTCCTCTTATTATTCCCCTACTGTTTATTTTATAGTTTCTGATTATGGCGACGAGGCGACGGGATCAACGATACACTCGACCGTGCAGAGAAAAATGGTGGATCTGGTTATTGGTCAGCTTGAGGAGGAGGAATCTTCGTCGAAATTGCCTCTGAAGCTTTTGGCTTGGGGTTGTTACCCAACCAAATTGCGTCCCAATATTTACTCGAAGGCACACGTCATCGGAACTATTGCGTCTTGTCACTCTTGAACAACCCTTTCAACCTTGCGTCTGGGGTGTACACGCCTCCTATTTTATGGGAGATTTTGCGCACGCGTTTAGCACCACTCTGAACATAATTCTCCTCGTCGTCCATCTCACACACAAGATGGGCTGGTCCCCCGGGGGTTTCTTCCTTTTGCATCTACTCAAAATTTTGTATTAAATTTCCTGAAAACTCCTCGTGACGGCTTCGTACCCATGGCTCCGGTTCTTTAATCCTTGTCCCCCCCCCCCACACAGCCCAACAGAAGAA includes:
- the LOC106296447 gene encoding probable protein phosphatase 2C 10, giving the protein MAWLCCFGSSDYDLLVGRASTSSGKGKNSNGEIKFGYSLVKGKANHPMEDYYVSKFNKTDGKELGLFAIYDGHLGERVPAYLQKHLFSNILKEEQFWYDPQRAIITAYEKTDQDILSHSDLGRGGSTAVTAILLNGRHLWVANVGDSRAVLSQGGQAIQMTIDHEPNTERLSIEDKGGFVSNMPGDVPRVNGQLAVSRAFGDKSLKTHLRSDPDVKDSSIDDRTDVLVLASDGLWKVMANQEAIDIARRIKDPLKAAKELTGEALRRDSKDDISCIVVRFRG